In Clostridium butyricum, the genomic stretch TTTGCTCAACTGGACTCTTTAATGCTAGTGGTGTTGCGCCTCTTTTATCTACAATACAATTTACTTCAATTACTGAATCGTCTGGAATTCCTTTAATTGTTCCGTTATTTTTAATATTTACTGTATGAATATCTTTCTTATCGTTATATATTGCACTTATTAAAGATACTGCAGCATCAGAGTAATATGCTCCCCCTCTTTTTTCAAGTTCAACTGGCTTAGTATTTAATTCAGCATTTTTGTATATTTCAAATAACTTTTCTTCTATTTTCTTAACTTGTTCTGCTCTTGTTCCTATAGTTTCTGATGCTTCTTTTTCTTCTTTTAGTAATCTGTCTGTCATATAATAATATCTATGATATGGACATGGTACCATTCCTAATGCATCTAAAAATTCTTTAGGCCACTTTAAGTCAGATATGTTTTTCATTGTAAGACTTGCACCATCTTTTAATTTTTCTATAACTTTTTTAGTTACATTTTCATCCTTGTACCAAACATTTCTTCCCCACACCAAATGGTTAAGTCCTACATATTCTATAAATACATCTTTGCTATCAACATCAAGCATAGAAACAATGTCCATCTTCATATGTATTGGTACATTGCATAATCCTATACACTTAATATCGGTATATTTTAATACTGCTTCTGTAACCATTCCTGAAGGATTGGTAAAGTTAATTAACCATGCACTAGGACAAATTTCTTTTATATCCTTGCATATATCTAGTATTACTGGAATTGTTCTTTGAGCTTTAGTAAAGCCCCCTGGTCCTACTGTTTCTTGTCCTAAAACATCATACTTTAATGGAAATCTTTCATCTCTTGCTCTTGCATCTAATCCTCCAACTCTAAATTGTGTTACTACAAAGTCGGAGTTTTCCAAAGCTTCTCCTCTATTTAATGTAAGAACAACTTTTACATCTAATCCAGCTTTTTTTAACATTCTTTTAGCTAAATCTCCAACTATACTCAGCTTTTCCTTACCTTCTTCTATATCTACTAAATCTATTTCACCAATAGGAAGTTCATCTTTTCTTTTTATGAATCCATCTATTATTTCAGGAGTGTAACTGCTTCCTCCACCAATTACTGTAATTTTCAATTTACGCATTTCTTTATGCCTCCAATATAAATATTTTTATATTAATCTAGCACCGATTTTTTTATCGGTGTTAGATTTTATGTTTTATGTTAATTATTGTTTTCCATACCTTCTTTAATTAATTTCTTTTCATAAGCTTTAAAGAATGGGAAGTATATTACTGTTACAATTGCAATATTAATTAGTACTAAAATTATAGCTCTCCAATCTCCTCCAGTTGCAAGATATGCACCAATTGGTGCTGGCAATGTCCATGGTGCTAGTACTACTGGTTTTGCAACTAAATTAAGAACCATTGCAAAATATGAAATAATTCCACAAACAACAGGACCTAAGATAAATGGAATAATTAATAATGGATTTAACATAATAGGTGCACCAAAAATTACGGGCTCATTTATGTTACATATTCCAGGTATTAAACAAGCCTTCCCAATATCTTTTAGATATCTAGATTTAGAAACAAGCATTAATAGTACCAAACCTATAGTTGCTCCTGATCCTCCAATCCATACAAACCATTGGAAAAATGGTTCTGGTGCAATATTAGGAACAGGTTGTCCAGCTGCTTGTGCTGCAACATTTGCATCAAGCATAGCTAACCATATAGGTCTAGCTACAGTTCCAACAACAGAATCTCCATGAATACCACAACCCCATAAAAGTGTAATAAGAAGAATTGGAACAACTATTCCTGGAAGTGAATTTCCTGCTGTAACTAATGGTTTAAATATATTAAGAATAAATTCCTGAATATCAAAATTTAATAAATCTCTTATAATCCATATTGGTATAATTATTAAAGTTGCAGGTATTAATGCAGCAAATGAATTTGCAACTGATGTTGGAACTTCCTTAGGCATCTTTATTGTAAGATTTTTTTCTTTGCAAAATCTATAGATTTCAACTGCAAAGATTGCCATTAAAATTGAAACAAACATACCAGATCCACCTAAGTTAGATAAAGGTAAAACCCATCCTTGAGGATCGATATTTAATGGAACATTAGTAAGTAAAAAAGCTGCTAAACCTAAACTACCACCAGATAAAGGATCTAGCTTGTAAGATTTAGCTAAATTATATGCAATACCAAATGATGCATATAAAGCCATTATTCCCATACTTAAACGATATGGAAACATTATTTGAGTTACATATGGCTTTACAAGTGCTTTTAACGTTTCAGATGGTGGAATAGCAATAACTAGAAAGAAACTACCTACAATTATTAATGGTATAGTAGATACGATACCATCCCTAATAGCTTTTAAATGTCTTTGTTCCGATAACTTTGTCATCGGTGGTAATAAATATTTTTCTAACCATTCAAAAAAAGTTTTCATTTTTTATTCCTCCTTTTAAATTAAAGACTATTTACAATATTTCTTTATTTGTTTAAGAACTCTTGCCCCACCTAATGGTGTATAGCCTATAGGTTCGATAGTCTCTACTTGTAATTTAAATTCTTCCCCTTGTTCTTTAAAATCCTTTAGTCTATGTCTTACTTGTGGGGCTACCAATGCTAAATCGTATTCATTTTGCTTTATTTCATCATAAAATTCACTTGTACCAACTGCTTTAATCTCCAATTTAAAATTTTCTTTCTCTGCTTCTTTTTTAATCGCCTCAACTACTATTGCACTTGACATTCCACCTGAACATACCATTAATACTTTCATAAATAAAACCTCCAATTTTAATACATTATTTTTGTTATTTATATATTCACTAAACATTTTGCAATGCTTTTGAAATATACCCCTCATTTTTTTCTAATAAATTCTTTGCTGACTCTTTATCTAAACCACTCTCAATCATGAAGATAGATAATTTAACATCATAATCAGTTTCATTTAAATACTTTTCTGCTTCATCTTTAGAAATATTTGTAGCTAAGCTTACTATTCTTTTAGCTCTTTCTAATAATTTTAGATTTGTAGGTTTTAAATCCACCATAAGATTTCCATAAACCTTACCTATCTTTATCATTGAAACTGTAGATAACATATTAAGGACCATTTTTTGTGCACTTCCTGCTTTCATTCTTGTAGATCCTGTTATAACTTCTGCTCCTGTCACTACTTCTATAGCTATATGAGCTATTTTTGACATTTCAGAACCAGAATTACTTGTAATCGATATCACGAAAGCCCCAATTTGTTTTGCCAGTTCCATTGCACCAATTACATATGGTGTTCTTCCGCTAGCAGCTATTCCAACAAGTATATCCTTAGATGAAAACTTTATTTTTTCTAAATCATTTTGACCTTGTACCTTTTCATCTTCTATACCTTCTTTTGCTTTAAACATAGCATCTTTTCCACCAGCCATAATTCCTTGAATCATGTCTTCTGAAACTCCATAAGTAGGAAAACACTCTACAGCATCTAAAACCCCAAGTCTTCCACTAGTTCCTGCGCCTATGTATATAAGTCGTCCATTATTTTTAAATGCCTCTGTTATTTTTTCAATAGCCATTTCTATTTTAGGAATTTCTTTTTCAACTGCACTAGCAACCTTCTTATCTTCATTATTAATCGTTTTCAAAATATCCATAGTAGATAGCCTGTCTATATTGAGTGTATCTAAATTTACACTTTCAGTAACTAAACTTTCCAGATTAAATTTATTCATTAAAATCACCTCTCTCTTCCTTACAAATTAAGTATATACCTGCTGAACTTTTGTGTCAATATATTTTTATTATATTGAAATATTATTTCAATACTTATCTTAAATTAACTTTTTAATGTATTTATAAATCTTCTCTTTATGGCAATATAATTCTTTTTCCACTTGTAGTGAAAGTATTATATTATATAAAACTCTCATTTTTAATATTCATATTTCTTGTAAATGACTTAATAATTTTAAAATTATCGACATTCTGGCCACTATATTAAATTAATGAAATACAAAAAACAGCCAGTATATAAACACTAGCTGCCTGTATATCTTAATTGTACATTGCTCATAACAATTTAATTTCATTAATAAATTATAATTCATTAACTACGCTTTAAAATTTCAGTTTCTATTAATGAGTTTGAAATAGTCATTGCACGTATTAAGGACGTAAATCGCTTATATTGTGTGCTTCCTTCTTCATATTTCCTTTGTGACTTTTCTGTTTTACTTTTATAAAACAGCTATTCGCTTTACTTTTATACCTCAATTAAATTTTATTTATATATTTATCATCTATCTAATACCATAGTATATTCAAATTCTTTTGTTTCTTCATTAACCTTTTTCTCTAAAATTCTAAAATTATTTTTACAATAGAAATTCACTGCTTTTTTATTTCTCACAAAAACATATAATTTAATATGTTCATACTTTATCTTACAATAATTTAATAGATTAGAGCCTATTCCCTCTCTCTGATATTCCTTTTTCACAAAAAGTCCTGCAATATAACTTTTATCTATAACTCCTATAAATCCCTTTATTATATTTTCTTCCTTATATATATAAACTTCAGCTAATGGAAGCATTTCTTTAACTACCTGAAAATTATTAATCCAATATTCTTTAGGTACAAAATTGTGAGCTTCTATATTAGTTTCAATCCATATTTTCATTACTTCATCTAAATCATTTATCTTAAATTCTTTTATCATATCTTTCTCTCCAATTTAGTAAAATATAAAAATTGAAGCATTACTCACTCATTCATTTCACCCCTTCAAAAATATATATCTTTTAACATTATAACCTACTTTACTTGAATATTATTAACATCTATTATGTCATAATCAATCTAAGTATTACCCATTAAAAAAGGTAGATTCAATCTCTTTTCTAAAATAGATTTTCATCTTGCTTAAATTTCAAATCCAAAATCTTTAACACATTTTCTAATAGCTTCTTCAGTTTCTAAAAAAACAATTCCATTATTTTCTAATTTTAAGTTTGATATTCTTAAATCTCTTTTTCTTTCTTTAAACCGTTCTTCATCCCTTATTAATATCTCGTTAATTTTATGTGATAAATTCATCTCTTCTAAAATAATTTTTGCTACATTATAAGTGCTTAAATTATTTTCACTGCCAGTATTGTAAATTCCAAAGGGTATTTCAAATATTTTATAGAAGTTTTCAAGTAAATCATATACATAAGTCATTCCTCTATACTCATTTGATGGAACTCTCATATTTTCGTCTTTTAAAAGTGCACGAGTAACATTCCATATAATATTAGCATTTACTTTACCACACTTTTCTGGAAAACCAAATAACCAATTAAATCTTAAAATCCATACATTTTCTGTGATTTTACTGACTTCTTGTTCTGCAAGAAGCTTTTGCTTGCCATACACTGTATCTGGAATTGGAATGGTATCTTCGTTATATGGACCTTCTTCTAAATTTCCATTGTAAACTTGTTCTGAACTTATATGAATTAGATTCGCTTTTACCAAATCTGAAGCTTTTGCAATGTTTTTACTTCCTGTTACATTTATTTCAAAAGAATACTCAGGATTCTTTTCACAGACTTGTGTATCTGCAATAGCTGCAGTATGAACTATAAACTTTGGGTTAACTTCTTTAACTTTTGATATGACTTCTTTTTCATGAGTTATATTAAGTTCTTCCTTTGATAATGAAATAATATCATACTTATCTTTATAATATTCATTAAATCTGGATGCAAAGAAACCTTTACCTCCAGTAATTAAAATCTTATCCATTAGCTATCTCCCCCATTCGCTTCTATATTTTTTGTCATAATTTATAAATTATATTATATCATATAATTTATCGTATCTTATCTTTACCACATTTAAAAAGATTTTATATAAACCTAATTAATGCAAAAAAATTGCAAATCCAATTTTTTGAATAATGCAATTTTTTTATTAAATATTTATTTTTTATTATTCATAATTATATCTTAGTGTATAAACTATATAATTATGATAAAGGAAACTGAATTTCAGTAACATATTCTTCTGGATTATTTGTTTCCCATTCACCCTTATGGTATATTTCACGAACTGGTCCATCTATCTTATAATTATTTTTCTCAATCCAGTTATATATGGCTTTATAAGTTTCTCCTATTGTATTAAATGAACCTTGGTGAACAACGCAAGCCATTTTATCTACAGCAGGTAACTCATAAACTTTAAAAATTTTATTATCATCAACACGTTTAGTTACAGGTTCAGCTACTTCAATATCCCATGATTCTGATGTTTCGTAGTTCCATGTTGAATTATGAAACAATATCATACAAGGAATTGTACGTTTAGTTTCTGATTTATCTATAAAACTATTAATACTTGTCCACATTTTATCACATTCTTCAAAATCACATTTATTAATTATATTTCTTATTGATGCAATAAGCACTGCTTCAACTCTTTTTACAGTTATCTCATTCATAATTGGCACACCTCCGTTTTTAATTAGAAAAATATTTGTTCTAAGACGGTTGAGCCTTTTTAATTCATTTTCTAATGCCTGTTCAAGTATTTCAGCTTTATCTTCAAGCATTGAAATTATAGAATCAATTGAAGGAGTACTTTGTAGAATTGATGCTATTTCACTAAGTGAAAATCCTGCATCTTTTAAAGCTAAAATTTTATTTACATTAGCAAGTTGCATTGCACTATAATATCGGTATCCTGTAAAATCATCAACTTTTTCAGGTTTTAGAATACCTATTTCATTATAATGATGTAGTGTATTAATTGATAATCCACTTAAATTTGAAAATTCACCTATCTTAAACATAGTATACCTCCATTTATTAGGCTTTACAGGTGTGCACCCCTGTCGTCTATATTCATTATATAGTAATGGGTAACCATAGAGTCAACATTTATATAATCATTTTTTCTTCTAGTAAATGAACTCTAACATATTTATTGTCTTTTCTTTTTAATTGAAATGATTAAATATGTTAGAGTTTTTTATTAAGTTTTAACTAGAACAATGACTCATAATAATGATATCTAATTATCTACAAGATTTTTAGTTGCAGGGCTTTCTATTAATTTTCCATTATAATCAAATCTTGATCCATGACATGGACAATCCCATGTTAATTCATCTGCATTCCAATGTAGCTCACATCCTAAGTGAGCGCATTTTGTTGATACGAAAAAGACTTCTCCTTTGATGTTTTTATAAACTCCAACCTTTTCTCCTTCATGCTCAACAATTCCTGCATGACCATTTTGAATATGTTCTATTCTATTGCTCGGAATATATATTTTTTGTGCTATAAAATTTTTGGCTGTTTTAGATATGTCTTTACCAACATTACTTATAGACAATGATAAATCAAATCTTTTTGGTGAAAAAATTTCAGAATAATCATTTTCTTTTCCTGATATCATATCAGATATGAGCATAGCAGATACCATAGAACTTGTCATTCCCCATTTATTAAATCCTGTTGCTACATATATATTAGGTGTATCATCAGAATATCTTCCTATATAAGGTATTCCATCTATAGTCATACAATCCTGTGCTGACCAGTAATATACTTCTTTTGACTTTGGGTATAATTCTTTTGCAGCTTTTCTTAACTTTTCAAAACTTCCACCAGTTTCATTTTCTCCTGTTCTCTGCTTTATTCCGCCCAATAATAATAAATCCTTATAACTTCTAAATGAATACCCACTTTCATCAACATCAATATACATGCCATTAATATTATCTGCATCCTTTAATGCTAAAACATAAGATCTCTCTTGATGCATCTTTAAAAAATAAAATCCTGGTACATTCATTATTGGATAATGTGTTGCTACAACTATATTGTTAGCAGATATATTACCCTTATTTGTAATAACCAGATTTTCTTTAATTTCTAAGGCTCTAGTATTTTCATATATAATTAAATCCTCACATATATACCTTAAAAACTTAAGAGGATTAAATTGCGCCTGATTATTAAATTTAACGGCCCCATTAATTTTAAATGGAAGATCATTAACTTCTTCAACAAATTCCGCATTAATACCAACTCTATTAGCTGCTTCAACTTCTTCTTTAATGAGAGCTTTTTATTAAATCATAATCTAAAACTTCATTAAATTAATCTTAATACTAAAACTTACAGCAAAAAAGAACGCCATATCCCAGTAAGATCAGCATCCCCCTTTTATACAATAAAAATATATTAATCTATAAATTTACAACTCTCTTTGCATTAAAACAGCTGTGTATCCTTCTTTTTCAAATTCATCTCCAGTTTTATAAAAAGAATTTTTCAGCCAGAATGCTTCACTTTGAGAATTTCCATTTGCATAAGCCAAGCGAATATATTTAAATCCTAGTGCTTTTAGATATGTAGCACATTCCTCAATGATGTTAGAACCAATTCCCTTTCCTTGATACTCTTGCTCCATCATAAATAATCCAATAAAAGCAGTCTTATTGTCTGGAAAATTAATTATTAAATCCATAACAGCCACCAATATATGATTATCAAAAAATCCTATATAAAATTTATCTTCTTTACTTTTATTAGGTGGTAACATATTCATATCTTCATGAATACTCTCTTTTGTCACATACGGTGGACAATATTTATAAAACTTTGGATTTCCTATGGATAAAGTATATATTAAATCTATATCTTTATCATCTAATTTTCTAATTTGGTATTTTAAAGAAAGTTCACTTATATTCATTCTTACCTCCACATTTAGATTATCGATATTTTACTATTATCATTTCCGAGTTCATCCTTTATCCAATCCACTATTGTATCAATGTGTTCTGGATGTTATTTTAACATTACTATCTTAATAATTATCTCACCTACCAATTTTGGAATTTTTCGCTTAAACCATCAGATTATACATCATTATCATAAATGGCATTGTTATAATACACAAGATAACAGATAATGCATTAATTACACTTGCCATTCCTGGATTATTATCATAAATCTGTGCAAACTGCGTTACGCTTGAAGCACTTGGTGCACATGCGGCAAGAAAAGAAATAAGCATAATTTCATCAGCCCCTTTAATAAGACGTGTCATTCCACTAAATATAAAAATTAATAATACTATACCTGGTAAAAAAATCAGCCTGAAAAACGAAATCATATATGCCCTTTTCTGCATACAAACTTCCTTTAAATTCATATTTGCAAGGAGCATTCCTATAACAAACATTGATAATGGTCCCATCAAATTTCCCATACTGTTCATTGCACTTTGAACTGGTATTGGTAAATTAACCTGACCTATAAAAATAATGATTCCTACAAATATAGCTAATATATTGATATTAAAAAGAATCTTTTTAATATCAAAGTTACGATCTTCACTAATTATGAACTTACAATGTGTCCATATTAAAATTGTCTGTACTATAAGATATGCACTTGCATAAAAAACCATTTCTTGTCCTAAAACCAGCTGAACTAATGGAATGATAAGATTTCCACAATTAGAATAAATCACAGATGCTTTTTCAATTGTATTAAACTTGAATATTTTTTCAAGTATATAACTTATAAATATGTAAACAATATGAACAATAATAGCAGCAAATACTGCCAATACAAATCCTTTCACTTTGTCAGCTGTTAATTCTATGGTAAAAGCATTAATTATTGCACATGGTCCAGAAACAAATAAGACCAATGTTGATAATATCTTGCTATCTGAAATATTACATATTTTCTTTCTAATCAATATGTATCCAACAATTATCATTAAAAACATTGCAGCAATTTGCTTCATTAAACTGATACTAAGTTCCATAATCTCCCCCTTGTTTTATCAATAACCACTCTTCTCAATTCCAAATAATACATAAATCCTAATTTAATGTTAATAATTTAAACTAATCATGAAAGAAAAAATATAATCTATTATACTAACAAATATTTTACCATATCTTAATATTAAATATATTTAAATTTACTATTCTTAATTGCAAATTATTTTGTTATTTTAGCTTAGTTTTTCTAATTTCTCTCGTAATAACAACTACACCATAAACACCACATATTAACAGTATAATATCTTCATAAACATTAAATATTACTGACTTAATTCCTGTTAGCCCCCATATAGTTAGTAGAAAAAGTAAGAATTTATTTTTTCTACTATAACCTGAATACACTGCTATACTAAGACTTATAATAGGACAAGGCATTATATAAGTAACCATCTTTGGATAATAATTTCCTAATAAAATTGAAATGCCAGGATATATTGCATATAATAACAATAATAGAATTTGCCAAGGATTAGGTCTTTGAAGCTTATCATCTGTATTACGTATGCATTCATATAGAAATATTGCTCCGCAAATAAAATATAATGGCAAAGCAAATAGCTTTTGAACTGGTTCAATTCCATATATACAAAAAAATACAATACTTATATAGATATTAGCAATACCTAATGCCAATTTTGCAATCCATTTAATTTTCCCATAATATGATAATAATAATGATAAACCTAAAAAAAACATTAGTATAATTTGAATAGTTACAGTGTGTTTATTATAATTAGCTATAACATTCCAAAATATTTGTGAATTCATATAAACATCTCTTTATAAATTACAATTCATTTTAGATTAATTATAATTCGTTTGGAAAGCATTACAATGTTAAATTTTTTAATAGTATTTTATATTTGTTTATGCACAAAATCTACAGTGAATCACTATATATGTATTGTGCCGTATTTTAAACAAAAAAATATCACACTATCCATTTATTATTTTTAATAATGTGATATATAAATATTAAATTTTATACATATATAAATTTATATAATTTCAATGCCTTTTTCTTTAAACTCATCAATCAATTCTTCTGAACACATTGCAATATATTCTACTTGCCTTAAGTTTGGTAATTTTTCAAATCCCCCTATACTTTTAACATCAAATTCATCAGATTCACCATCATACTCTGGCATAATCATAAAGTATATCTCTTCACCACCATCAAAACAAAGCTCTGTAACAAGTGCTAAATCTTCTTTTGTAAGATTTAAATTTTCAAAAAACTCAACCATCTCTGGAATGCACTCAAAACCATCACCTTCATACACAGCAACATATTTTTCATTCATTTCTTCAAGTTTGTTTGAAAAACTTGTTTCTTTTTCCAATAGACTATTAATTACAACTAGTTTGAATCCAAAGTCTTCAAATATACCACTTTTATCTTTAAACATTTTTCTTCCCCCATAAATATTTATAATTTATTTAACATAAATATTATAACATAATTTGTAAATATCACATTATTCAATTTTCAAAGAACCAATATCTATTTATTACGTCAAATCTACATTTTGCGCACAAAAAATATCACATAATTCATTTACTTCTGAATAATGTGATATTAATCTAATATCTATCCTAAAACACTAAAAATCCAATCAGCTATCCATGTGTACTTTTGATACTTAATATAATCAGGATCTGTTACTGCTGGGTCTGAACCATCCAGTGTATTAAAAGCATCTATTTCAAATTGATAACAAATATCTTTAAGTTCTTCAATTTGGTCATCAGTAGCTTCAATATCAATAGTACACATAATTTCTTTTGAAAAGCCTAATTTATATAATGGAGTATCTTTAATAATAAGATTTACATTAATGTCTGGCATTAGATTCCCAATACCTTTTTTTAACCTCAAATAAGTATTAAATTCAGTTTCTATTCTCACTGATACCACTCCCAATTAAATAATTTAACTTAATTATATTTTTTCATATCACTATGAACCAGATTATCCTATTAGGTGTATGAAAATAATTAACCTCTCATAAATACGGTGTTTTCCAATTATTATTCTATAAAAAGAATAGTAATTATATTCTAACCACATTTCTAATTCACTAATTATTTTCATAAGAAAAACTCCTTAGTTTAAAATATACATTTCGATTTGTCTATAACCACATTATAATATATTTATATTTATCATACTTTAACTTTATTTGTTATCCCAATTAAGAGGTATATTCTTAACCATACCGAAGCTTTTAAGAATAAAATCACCATTTACATATTGAAAAACTACATCAAATTCTGTATTTTCATTCATTCCATAGTATCTTAGACTTATTATATCCAGAACATCAAAGCATATATAAGCAACCTCATACATATATGCAAATTTACTATCTCCACTGTATTTTTGAGCGATACAGTCCATTGTACAAAGACTTTTAGCAATAAATACAATATATGGTCTTAACTCCTCAAATTTTGATACTTCTTCCTCCAAATCAACAGTAACTTCATTATACCTTTTGTCTCCAAAATATATCAGAACCTGTGTTTCATCAATCAATTTTAATTCATTGGCATCCACAACTAATTTTAAGTTGTCTGCATAACGCTCATGTATCAAATTATCTTCCCCCTTGTATAATCTAGTTGTAACATTGTATAGAAAACTATTTATAATTCAAACGAACATTACAAGTCTAATTATTATTAATATTCTTATTTATTACTCTGCCTACGCCCAGAAATGGACTCTGCATTTCATACAAAAAATAATTTTTTAATTAAAAAGATGCTTTGTCTATTGCAAACATAGGCAAATTTCAAAATATTAAGTTATATTTCAAAATTATAATACTGTTTTTTCAGACCCTACATCTATTGAGATTTTGAATAATTATACCAGTCCAAAATTAAGAATAGACACTCTTAAAGAAGATGTACTCAAAATTGCCATTGAAAAGTCTAAAAAAGGATCAACTTTGTCTGAAAAAGTATATTCAAAATTAATTACTATTGCAAAAAAAGCTAGTATTATCACCATTCTGCTAGGCGGTTTATCCATTAAAATATCTAGTTCTTTGGCATTAATTAAAGCTTTTAAATCACAAATAGATAACTTATTAAACGAAATCAACACATTACTTGAATCATCTGAATTTCCTAAATCTATAAAAAAATTTTGAATTAATAGATTCTATTCCTGGTATAGGACGTCTAACAGCTATTCTTTTAATAGCTTATCCAATTATGTTACTTAAATTCAAATTTAATTAATCTACTATTATTGGTTAATTATATAATATTTACTAATACTTAAAATTATCAAACTATTTTTATATTTTCCATCATGCATATCTCTTTTCTTTATAGCTGCCACTGGAATAAATCAACGTTTTTTATCTTAATGGCTCTCCAAGATCATATCCATCGAGTTCTATAATTTAATATTAAATATAACCAATAGTCTTATTTCATTTTTTAATTGCACTATGAAATTTTTACGAACTATACTTTTCTAGAGTTTTATAATTATTAAATTTTATCTTAAGAATATTTATAAGTATTGTTTACATATATTCCATATAATTCTATAATTTAAAATAGAAAACAATGTCAAAGGGGTGGAAATAATAATGAATAAAAATATAATTAAAAGTTTAAGTACTGCACTTATTAGCTGTAGTTTATTTTGTATCCCTGCAAATGCAGAATGGAAATACGATTCCACAGGCTGGTGGTATACAGAAAATAATAGTTATTCAACTGGATGGAGACTAATAGGTGGTGAATGGTATTATTTTAAAGAAGATGGTTATATGGCTTCAAGTACCTATTGTGAATTTAATAATGCTACTGGTTCTTATTCACCTGGCACTCCTATAGAATGTAATGGCAACTACTATTACTTTGATAAAGA encodes the following:
- a CDS encoding MerR family transcriptional regulator, which produces MFKIGEFSNLSGLSINTLHHYNEIGILKPEKVDDFTGYRYYSAMQLANVNKILALKDAGFSLSEIASILQSTPSIDSIISMLEDKAEILEQALENELKRLNRLRTNIFLIKNGGVPIMNEITVKRVEAVLIASIRNIINKCDFEECDKMWTSINSFIDKSETKRTIPCMILFHNSTWNYETSESWDIEVAEPVTKRVDDNKIFKVYELPAVDKMACVVHQGSFNTIGETYKAIYNWIEKNNYKIDGPVREIYHKGEWETNNPEEYVTEIQFPLS
- a CDS encoding N-acetyltransferase, with amino-acid sequence MIKEFKINDLDEVMKIWIETNIEAHNFVPKEYWINNFQVVKEMLPLAEVYIYKEENIIKGFIGVIDKSYIAGLFVKKEYQREGIGSNLLNYCKIKYEHIKLYVFVRNKKAVNFYCKNNFRILEKKVNEETKEFEYTMVLDR
- a CDS encoding 6-phospho-beta-glucosidase, coding for MRKLKITVIGGGSSYTPEIIDGFIKRKDELPIGEIDLVDIEEGKEKLSIVGDLAKRMLKKAGLDVKVVLTLNRGEALENSDFVVTQFRVGGLDARARDERFPLKYDVLGQETVGPGGFTKAQRTIPVILDICKDIKEICPSAWLINFTNPSGMVTEAVLKYTDIKCIGLCNVPIHMKMDIVSMLDVDSKDVFIEYVGLNHLVWGRNVWYKDENVTKKVIEKLKDGASLTMKNISDLKWPKEFLDALGMVPCPYHRYYYMTDRLLKEEKEASETIGTRAEQVKKIEEKLFEIYKNAELNTKPVELEKRGGAYYSDAAVSLISAIYNDKKDIHTVNIKNNGTIKGIPDDSVIEVNCIVDKRGATPLALKSPVEQKILGLIQSVKAYEILAVEAAVHGDKNAAIMALANNPLIPSIDTAIKLFDELYELNKEYLPQFNK
- a CDS encoding SDR family oxidoreductase, giving the protein MDKILITGGKGFFASRFNEYYKDKYDIISLSKEELNITHEKEVISKVKEVNPKFIVHTAAIADTQVCEKNPEYSFEINVTGSKNIAKASDLVKANLIHISSEQVYNGNLEEGPYNEDTIPIPDTVYGKQKLLAEQEVSKITENVWILRFNWLFGFPEKCGKVNANIIWNVTRALLKDENMRVPSNEYRGMTYVYDLLENFYKIFEIPFGIYNTGSENNLSTYNVAKIILEEMNLSHKINEILIRDEERFKERKRDLRISNLKLENNGIVFLETEEAIRKCVKDFGFEI
- the murQ gene encoding N-acetylmuramic acid 6-phosphate etherase, which gives rise to MNKFNLESLVTESVNLDTLNIDRLSTMDILKTINNEDKKVASAVEKEIPKIEMAIEKITEAFKNNGRLIYIGAGTSGRLGVLDAVECFPTYGVSEDMIQGIMAGGKDAMFKAKEGIEDEKVQGQNDLEKIKFSSKDILVGIAASGRTPYVIGAMELAKQIGAFVISITSNSGSEMSKIAHIAIEVVTGAEVITGSTRMKAGSAQKMVLNMLSTVSMIKIGKVYGNLMVDLKPTNLKLLERAKRIVSLATNISKDEAEKYLNETDYDVKLSIFMIESGLDKESAKNLLEKNEGYISKALQNV
- a CDS encoding PTS sugar transporter subunit IIB, encoding MKVLMVCSGGMSSAIVVEAIKKEAEKENFKLEIKAVGTSEFYDEIKQNEYDLALVAPQVRHRLKDFKEQGEEFKLQVETIEPIGYTPLGGARVLKQIKKYCK
- a CDS encoding PTS sugar transporter subunit IIC; translation: MKTFFEWLEKYLLPPMTKLSEQRHLKAIRDGIVSTIPLIIVGSFFLVIAIPPSETLKALVKPYVTQIMFPYRLSMGIMALYASFGIAYNLAKSYKLDPLSGGSLGLAAFLLTNVPLNIDPQGWVLPLSNLGGSGMFVSILMAIFAVEIYRFCKEKNLTIKMPKEVPTSVANSFAALIPATLIIIPIWIIRDLLNFDIQEFILNIFKPLVTAGNSLPGIVVPILLITLLWGCGIHGDSVVGTVARPIWLAMLDANVAAQAAGQPVPNIAPEPFFQWFVWIGGSGATIGLVLLMLVSKSRYLKDIGKACLIPGICNINEPVIFGAPIMLNPLLIIPFILGPVVCGIISYFAMVLNLVAKPVVLAPWTLPAPIGAYLATGGDWRAIILVLINIAIVTVIYFPFFKAYEKKLIKEGMENNN